One genomic segment of Methanobrevibacter oralis includes these proteins:
- the dapA gene encoding 4-hydroxy-tetrahydrodipicolinate synthase has product MNFEGTYVAMVTPFTSDKQIDEEGFRSNINFLIDNGVNGLLAAGTTGESATLTHDEHHKIIEILVDEVDGRVETLAGAGSNSTDEAVSLIKFSGDVGADAALVITPYYNKPQQHALIEHYRTLSEYSEIPIIAYNVPSRTGVNMDVETIVEIAKIDNMEAIKEASGSVSKVSEIYGSLLNEGLEEDFNILSGEDGLTLPLMSLGATGVISASANVDPKRMVLMVDSMLNDNYTRAQELHYEMMDLIKALFIETNPVPAKTAMNLMNLPSGPLRRPLIDMKENNLEVLKKALKESNLI; this is encoded by the coding sequence ATGAATTTTGAAGGAACATATGTTGCTATGGTAACTCCTTTTACATCAGATAAACAAATTGATGAAGAAGGTTTTAGGTCTAATATAAACTTTTTAATTGATAATGGGGTTAATGGTTTACTTGCAGCAGGTACTACTGGTGAATCAGCTACTTTAACTCATGATGAACATCACAAAATCATTGAGATTTTAGTTGATGAAGTTGATGGGAGAGTTGAGACATTAGCTGGTGCAGGTAGTAATTCTACTGATGAAGCTGTTAGTTTAATTAAATTTTCTGGTGATGTCGGTGCTGATGCTGCTCTTGTTATCACTCCCTATTACAATAAACCACAACAACATGCATTAATAGAACATTATAGAACTCTTAGTGAATATTCAGAAATTCCTATCATTGCTTATAATGTTCCATCACGTACTGGTGTAAATATGGATGTTGAAACAATTGTAGAGATTGCAAAAATCGACAATATGGAAGCTATTAAAGAAGCTAGTGGTAGTGTTTCTAAAGTGTCTGAAATTTATGGATCTCTTTTAAATGAGGGCCTTGAAGAAGATTTTAATATACTTTCTGGGGAAGATGGATTAACATTACCACTAATGTCTCTTGGAGCAACTGGAGTTATTAGTGCATCTGCAAATGTGGATCCAAAAAGAATGGTATTGATGGTAGATAGTATGTTAAATGATAATTATACAAGGGCTCAAGAGCTTCATTATGAAATGATGGATTTAATCAAAGCTCTTTTCATCGAAACTAATCCCGTTCCAGCTAAAACTGCAATGAACTTAATGAATCTTCCATCAGGCCCATTAAGAAGACCATTAATAGATATGAAAGAGAATAATCTTGAAGTTCTTAAAAAAGCTTTAAAAGAATCTAATTTAATTTAA
- a CDS encoding cyclase family protein — MKYIDLTHKITNEIKEYPGDPKTSISYFKKADNKDSCTLSNFKTGLHTGTHIDAPFHYIENGKSIDKIDISKFCSYASIHHADVSKNEEITIDKITFPNKFEKIVIIITGENNNFGSFEYFNENPYISNELADLLIEKNIKGIVLDTCSPDKFGENIIHKKFLKNNIWIVENITNCSKLTKNKYESFFIPLKIKAEASPIRAFVKE, encoded by the coding sequence ATGAAGTATATTGATTTAACTCATAAAATTACAAATGAAATTAAAGAATATCCTGGTGATCCAAAAACTAGTATTAGCTATTTTAAAAAAGCTGATAATAAGGATAGTTGTACATTATCTAACTTTAAAACAGGACTACATACAGGTACCCACATTGATGCGCCTTTTCATTACATAGAAAACGGAAAGAGCATAGATAAAATTGATATTTCAAAATTTTGTAGTTATGCAAGTATTCATCATGCAGATGTATCTAAAAATGAAGAAATTACAATCGATAAAATCACATTTCCAAACAAATTCGAAAAGATAGTTATAATAATCACAGGAGAGAATAATAATTTTGGTAGTTTTGAATATTTTAATGAAAATCCTTATATCTCAAATGAGTTAGCTGATTTATTAATTGAAAAAAATATTAAAGGTATTGTACTAGATACATGTTCACCAGATAAATTTGGAGAAAATATAATTCATAAAAAATTTTTAAAGAATAACATTTGGATTGTGGAAAATATAACTAATTGTTCTAAACTAACAAAAAATAAATATGAATCCTTCTTTATTCCCCTTAAAATTAAAGCAGAAGCATCCCCTATTAGAGCTTTTGTAAAAGAATAA
- a CDS encoding coiled-coil domain-containing protein codes for MEIGIEAERDTLQSLIRSCLLELNKLKFDLTEIEVEKSKNNAPQRIKELEKDIVEKEKEVSVIKFKAEDEINLLKKQLEEKDILIKNQEDKIYELDYVNTSLDEIKEYFAEQLKEYKKKELSDVNERLTDSFKSIAEKDAQINSLSRTIDEYKIKILKLENNVESQNQIMKLEKQVELKNSELSYKSEQIDVLKEQTIPKEEYFNLQSQFESEMNAMNAEIINLREQSIPKQDYVNLQSKLESEINVLNNEIDNLRTQSIPKEEYINLQNKLESELATKTNELKHIKEKSVPKEDFISLQNNLQNQIDVKNNEIAYLREQTIPKEDYINLKNELNRKNDKIKRLEEINNFFNELQEEQEAYETADKVPPFRLEKKQGR; via the coding sequence ATGGAAATAGGAATTGAAGCTGAACGGGATACTCTACAATCCTTAATTCGTTCTTGTTTGTTGGAGCTTAATAAGCTTAAATTTGATTTAACAGAAATTGAAGTTGAAAAATCAAAGAATAATGCTCCACAAAGAATTAAAGAGCTTGAAAAAGACATTGTAGAGAAGGAAAAAGAAGTTTCTGTTATTAAATTTAAAGCAGAAGATGAAATCAATCTTTTGAAAAAACAACTTGAAGAAAAAGATATTCTAATTAAAAATCAAGAAGATAAAATTTATGAACTTGACTACGTAAATACTTCTCTTGATGAAATTAAGGAATATTTTGCTGAACAATTAAAGGAATACAAGAAAAAAGAATTATCTGATGTTAATGAGAGATTAACTGATTCTTTTAAAAGTATTGCTGAGAAAGATGCTCAGATTAATTCTCTTTCAAGAACTATTGATGAGTATAAAATTAAAATTCTTAAATTAGAAAACAATGTTGAATCTCAAAATCAAATCATGAAGCTTGAAAAACAGGTTGAACTTAAAAATAGTGAATTATCTTATAAATCAGAACAAATTGATGTTTTAAAAGAACAAACAATCCCTAAAGAAGAATATTTTAATTTACAATCTCAATTTGAATCTGAAATGAATGCTATGAATGCAGAAATTATTAATTTAAGAGAACAATCCATCCCTAAACAAGATTATGTTAATTTACAATCTAAACTTGAATCTGAAATCAATGTTTTAAATAATGAGATTGATAATTTAAGAACACAGTCAATTCCTAAAGAAGAATATATAAATCTTCAAAATAAATTAGAAAGTGAGCTTGCTACAAAAACTAATGAACTTAAACACATTAAAGAAAAATCTGTTCCTAAAGAAGACTTTATTTCACTTCAGAATAATTTACAAAATCAAATCGATGTTAAGAATAATGAGATTGCGTATTTAAGGGAGCAAACTATTCCTAAAGAGGATTATATTAATCTTAAAAATGAATTAAATAGGAAAAATGATAAGATTAAAAGGTTAGAAGAAATTAATAATTTCTTTAATGAGCTTCAGGAGGAACAAGAAGCTTATGAAACTGCTGATAAGGTACCACCTTTTAGATTAGAGAAAAAACAAGGTAGATAA
- a CDS encoding 30S ribosomal protein S17e, translated as MGNIRTSFVKRLARELVETHQGVFTADFEENKKLVMEHSTVSTKHLRNKIAGYVTRIVRLEQTQQ; from the coding sequence ATGGGCAATATTAGAACTTCATTTGTTAAACGTTTAGCAAGAGAACTTGTAGAAACTCATCAAGGTGTTTTTACAGCTGATTTTGAAGAAAACAAAAAATTAGTTATGGAACATTCTACTGTAAGTACTAAACATTTAAGAAATAAAATTGCAGGTTATGTTACAAGGATTGTAAGGTTAGAGCAAACCCAACAATAA
- the thsA gene encoding thermosome subunit alpha has product MAQGQPIFILPEGTNRSVGRDAQRNNILAGKVLAETVRTTLGPKGMDKMLVDGLGDIVVTNDGVTILKEMDIEHPAAKMLVEVAKTQEDEVGDGTTTAVIIAGELLKKSESLLDSDIHPTIIAMGYRKAAEKAQEILDDIAIESVDGDTLKKVAITAMTGKGTEAAREPLAQLIVDAVQKVEEDGIVDADNIKIEKKDGAVVEESSLVEGVIIDKEKVHPGMPSSLKNAKIALVNTPLEVKETEVDAEIRITDPAQMQAFIEQEEKMVKDMVNKISDSGANVLFAQKGIDDLAQHYLSKAGILAVRRVKKSDIEKLARATGANVISNLDDLTADDLGEAGIVEERKISGEDMIFVEECSAAKSVTLFVRGSTKHIVDEIVRAIEDAIGVVAATVEDDKVVAGGGAPEISVAKKLKDYAESISGREQLAVNAFAEALEIVPKTLAENAGLDSIDCLVDLRAAHENSCYMGLDVFTGKVTDMKEAGVIEPKRVKKQAIQSASEAAEMILRIDDVIASNSSAPADMEGMDPGMGGMPPMM; this is encoded by the coding sequence ATGGCACAAGGTCAACCAATTTTTATTTTACCAGAAGGTACAAATAGATCTGTCGGCAGAGATGCTCAAAGAAATAATATTTTAGCAGGTAAAGTTCTTGCAGAAACCGTAAGAACTACCTTAGGTCCTAAAGGAATGGACAAAATGTTAGTCGATGGACTTGGTGATATTGTTGTAACTAATGATGGAGTTACAATCTTAAAAGAAATGGATATCGAACATCCTGCAGCAAAAATGCTCGTAGAAGTAGCTAAAACTCAAGAAGATGAAGTTGGAGATGGAACTACTACTGCTGTAATTATTGCTGGTGAATTATTAAAAAAATCTGAAAGTTTACTTGACTCTGATATTCACCCAACTATCATAGCTATGGGATACAGAAAAGCAGCAGAGAAAGCACAAGAAATTTTAGATGATATTGCTATTGAATCTGTAGATGGAGATACCTTGAAAAAAGTTGCAATAACTGCAATGACTGGTAAAGGAACTGAAGCAGCTCGTGAACCATTAGCACAATTAATTGTCGATGCTGTACAAAAAGTTGAAGAAGACGGCATTGTTGACGCTGATAATATTAAAATCGAGAAAAAAGATGGGGCTGTTGTTGAAGAATCTAGTTTAGTTGAAGGAGTGATCATAGATAAAGAAAAAGTACACCCAGGCATGCCTTCCAGCCTCAAAAATGCTAAAATTGCATTAGTTAACACTCCTTTAGAAGTAAAAGAAACTGAAGTAGATGCTGAAATCAGAATAACTGATCCTGCTCAAATGCAAGCATTCATAGAACAAGAAGAAAAAATGGTTAAAGACATGGTTAACAAAATTTCAGATTCTGGAGCAAATGTCTTATTCGCACAAAAAGGTATTGATGATTTAGCACAACATTACTTATCTAAAGCAGGTATTTTAGCAGTAAGAAGAGTTAAAAAATCCGACATTGAAAAATTAGCTAGAGCAACTGGTGCTAATGTTATTTCTAACTTAGACGATTTAACCGCTGATGATTTAGGTGAAGCAGGTATTGTAGAAGAAAGAAAAATCTCTGGTGAAGACATGATCTTCGTAGAAGAATGTAGTGCAGCTAAATCTGTAACATTGTTCGTAAGGGGTAGTACAAAACACATTGTTGATGAAATCGTAAGAGCTATTGAAGATGCAATTGGTGTTGTAGCAGCTACTGTTGAAGATGACAAAGTTGTTGCAGGTGGAGGAGCTCCTGAAATTTCTGTTGCTAAAAAACTCAAAGATTATGCAGAATCTATTTCTGGAAGGGAACAATTAGCAGTTAATGCATTTGCAGAAGCTTTAGAAATTGTACCAAAAACTTTAGCTGAAAATGCAGGTTTAGATAGTATTGACTGTTTAGTAGATTTAAGAGCGGCTCATGAAAACAGTTGTTACATGGGATTAGATGTCTTTACTGGTAAAGTAACTGATATGAAAGAAGCTGGTGTAATCGAACCTAAACGTGTTAAAAAACAAGCTATTCAATCTGCTTCTGAAGCAGCTGAAATGATTTTGAGAATTGATGATGTAATTGCATCTAATAGCAGTGCACCTGCTGATATGGAAGGTATGGATCCGGGTATGGGTGGAATGCCTCCAATGATGTAG
- a CDS encoding adenosylcobinamide amidohydrolase, which produces MYNNRIIFKTSDRDEIFYLKDSILINFLVNRNGISTSELNSGFSDNFKSVFNHHLSQKSLNFLENHDVKDYLINHCSYLDIDSNSSTGLITLAKMNNVSIVSKNFKKLNVTAISTAGVRTNASRAGDNASYYEENGNFQFDVGTINVILIINSKLNTQTLTQAFMTATEAKTVALNNLRIPSQFSNFYATGTGTDGIAIFSNLDSNNILTNAGKHSKLGELIAKCVIESITKAISKQVWITNKSQSNVLVRLNRYKLDINEFYDNLDDDKEIFIRQLQIDARKQENVAITSSVLNLIDEINDNLIKKKDARKLAIKIVKNCDSYSIKKLLNYWISYFM; this is translated from the coding sequence ATGTACAATAATCGTATTATTTTTAAGACATCTGATCGTGATGAAATCTTTTATTTAAAAGACAGTATTTTAATTAATTTTCTTGTTAATCGTAATGGAATTTCGACTTCTGAGTTAAATTCTGGTTTTAGTGATAATTTTAAAAGTGTTTTTAATCACCATTTATCTCAAAAGAGTTTGAATTTTCTTGAAAATCATGATGTGAAAGATTACTTAATAAATCATTGTAGCTATTTAGATATTGATTCAAATTCATCAACTGGTCTTATAACATTAGCTAAAATGAATAATGTTAGCATCGTATCTAAAAATTTTAAAAAACTAAACGTTACAGCTATATCCACAGCAGGAGTTAGGACAAACGCTTCAAGAGCTGGTGATAATGCATCATATTATGAAGAAAATGGTAATTTTCAATTTGATGTTGGAACTATTAATGTAATTTTAATTATTAATTCAAAATTAAATACACAAACATTAACACAAGCATTCATGACAGCTACAGAAGCTAAAACAGTAGCTTTAAATAATTTAAGAATACCTTCTCAGTTTTCTAATTTTTATGCAACAGGTACAGGAACAGATGGAATAGCTATTTTTTCAAACTTAGATTCTAATAACATTTTAACAAATGCGGGTAAACATTCAAAACTTGGAGAATTAATAGCTAAGTGTGTAATTGAATCAATTACAAAAGCAATTTCAAAACAAGTTTGGATTACAAATAAATCTCAATCTAATGTGTTAGTAAGATTAAATAGATATAAATTAGATATTAATGAGTTTTATGATAATTTAGACGATGATAAAGAAATATTTATTCGCCAACTTCAAATAGATGCGAGAAAACAAGAAAATGTAGCTATCACTTCATCAGTTTTGAATTTAATTGATGAAATTAATGATAATTTAATTAAAAAAAAGGATGCTCGTAAATTAGCAATTAAAATTGTAAAGAATTGTGATAGCTATTCAATTAAAAAGCTTTTAAATTATTGGATTAGCTATTTTATGTGA
- the asd gene encoding aspartate-semialdehyde dehydrogenase, with amino-acid sequence MVNVGVLGATGMVGQRFIQLLDNHPDFEITSLAASSRSAGKRYEDSTNWYLDDEMPKSVKDMIVVETDPKAMDSDVDIVFSSLPSEFAEKVERDFAKDFVVASNASANRMKKNIPLVIPEVNPQFLDMIEFQQKENNWDGFIVTNPNCSTIALTLTLKPIIDNFNIKSVRVSTMQAVSGAGYNGVPSMAIVDNILPYIGEEEEKMESETLHLLGSFDGNEVINADFKLSASCHRVPVIDGHTESVFIELDDEFEIDDVKDNMANFKALPQELNLFSAPENPVIVKDEMDRPQPRMDRNASNGMSVSVGRLRKDQYFDNSFKYVLVGHNTIRGAAGASLLNAELINDIIL; translated from the coding sequence ATGGTGAATGTAGGAGTACTTGGTGCAACTGGAATGGTTGGTCAAAGATTTATTCAATTACTTGATAATCATCCAGATTTTGAAATTACATCTCTAGCAGCATCATCTCGTTCTGCAGGTAAAAGATATGAGGATTCTACAAATTGGTATCTTGATGATGAAATGCCAAAATCTGTTAAAGATATGATTGTTGTTGAAACAGATCCAAAAGCAATGGATAGTGATGTTGATATTGTTTTTTCATCTCTTCCATCTGAATTCGCTGAAAAAGTAGAAAGAGATTTTGCAAAAGATTTTGTCGTTGCTAGTAATGCTAGTGCTAATAGGATGAAAAAGAATATTCCACTGGTAATTCCTGAAGTTAATCCTCAGTTTTTGGACATGATTGAATTTCAACAAAAAGAAAATAATTGGGATGGTTTTATTGTAACAAATCCTAATTGCTCAACTATAGCTTTAACATTAACATTAAAACCCATTATAGACAATTTTAACATTAAATCAGTTAGAGTTTCAACTATGCAAGCAGTATCTGGTGCAGGTTATAATGGTGTACCTTCAATGGCTATTGTAGATAATATTTTACCTTATATTGGGGAAGAAGAAGAAAAAATGGAAAGTGAAACTTTGCATTTATTAGGTTCTTTTGATGGTAATGAGGTAATTAATGCAGATTTTAAATTAAGTGCTTCATGTCATAGGGTGCCGGTTATTGATGGTCACACCGAGTCTGTTTTTATCGAGTTAGATGATGAATTTGAAATTGATGATGTTAAAGATAATATGGCGAATTTCAAAGCATTGCCTCAGGAATTAAATTTATTTTCCGCACCCGAAAATCCGGTAATTGTTAAAGATGAAATGGACAGGCCTCAACCTAGAATGGATAGAAATGCTTCTAATGGCATGTCAGTTAGTGTTGGAAGACTTAGAAAAGATCAATATTTTGATAATTCATTTAAATATGTTCTTGTTGGTCATAATACTATTCGTGGTGCTGCAGGAGCTTCTTTATTGAATGCTGAATTGATTAATGACATAATACTTTGA
- a CDS encoding aspartate kinase has protein sequence MDLIVAKFGGTSVGNGSRIKKAAQSVVNEFMKGNQIVAVVSAVNKTTDELIELSNDAIGAGLTDSQKAAIMAMGELTGARLFSAAIESLGVKSEVIDPYKDIWPIITDSNSLEAKIDFDATSKKSENIKNLINQGIIPVVCGFLGKGPVGEITTLGRGGSDISAFLMGHCLGADEIIIVTDVDGVMSTDPNKIEEAELLDEITVEELMDLATHGAQVLHPQALKYKDPLISAKIINFANGDLDTKGTKIIGPFEGDMLKSVSIYPNPISLIALVGERMLKKVGLLANLTGVLAENNINIFGISAGQNSMTAFLDKNDSIKAYHKLHQLVIEDDSLSSLSLGKDTAMITLVSPDIIDTPGIISGITEPLRKNNINIVEITSSQTAVVVFVDWKDGEKAYNLVKEVLK, from the coding sequence ATGGATTTAATAGTCGCAAAATTTGGAGGAACATCGGTAGGCAACGGTTCCAGAATTAAAAAAGCAGCGCAGTCTGTTGTGAATGAGTTTATGAAAGGCAATCAAATAGTAGCTGTTGTTTCTGCAGTTAACAAAACTACTGATGAGTTAATTGAGTTATCTAATGATGCTATTGGTGCTGGCTTAACTGACAGTCAAAAGGCAGCAATAATGGCTATGGGTGAATTAACTGGTGCTAGATTATTCTCAGCAGCTATTGAATCTTTAGGTGTTAAATCTGAAGTTATAGATCCTTATAAAGATATTTGGCCAATAATTACAGATTCTAATTCTTTAGAAGCTAAGATAGATTTTGATGCTACTAGTAAAAAATCTGAAAATATTAAAAATCTTATAAATCAAGGAATTATCCCAGTTGTTTGTGGATTTTTAGGAAAAGGACCAGTTGGAGAAATTACTACTCTTGGAAGGGGCGGAAGTGATATTTCTGCATTTTTAATGGGGCATTGTTTAGGTGCTGATGAGATTATAATTGTTACTGATGTGGATGGTGTAATGTCAACTGATCCTAATAAAATTGAAGAAGCAGAGTTATTAGATGAAATTACCGTAGAAGAATTAATGGATTTAGCTACACATGGAGCACAAGTATTACATCCTCAAGCATTAAAATATAAAGATCCTTTAATTAGTGCAAAAATTATTAATTTTGCTAATGGTGATTTAGACACTAAAGGTACTAAAATAATTGGCCCTTTTGAAGGAGACATGCTTAAATCAGTATCCATTTATCCAAATCCTATTTCTCTTATTGCACTTGTTGGAGAACGCATGCTTAAAAAAGTTGGTCTTTTAGCAAATTTAACAGGAGTTCTTGCAGAAAATAATATTAATATCTTTGGCATTTCTGCAGGTCAAAATTCAATGACTGCCTTTCTTGATAAAAATGATTCAATTAAAGCATATCATAAATTACATCAATTAGTCATTGAAGATGATTCATTAAGTTCTTTATCACTTGGTAAAGATACGGCAATGATTACTCTAGTAAGTCCAGATATTATTGATACTCCTGGAATTATTTCAGGCATTACAGAACCACTTAGAAAAAATAATATTAACATTGTTGAGATTACTTCATCTCAAACTGCTGTAGTGGTTTTTGTTGATTGGAAAGATGGTGAAAAAGCATATAATTTAGTTAAAGAGGTTTTAAAATGA
- the dapB gene encoding 4-hydroxy-tetrahydrodipicolinate reductase, producing MIKVAVTGAAGRMGSGIIKKISELDDMEVVAAIEMPNTPLAGIDAGQKAGIDDIGVKITGSQDLRKTLESSEADVLVDFTIAHAAVETIKIATSCGVGVVVGTTGFSDEQMEENINNIENNNVPAVISSNMSIGVNVFFNTLKSLSQLLYDYDIEIIEAHHNQKKDAPSGTAMTAFEVIANELNRNPEEVGIFGRKGMVGKRTKEEIGLHAIRGGDIVGDHTVMFVGEGERIEFKHQAHTREVFIAGAIRAIRYIPNAKCGVVSSINDVLGIK from the coding sequence ATGATAAAAGTCGCAGTAACTGGAGCTGCAGGAAGAATGGGCTCTGGTATTATTAAAAAAATTTCTGAATTAGATGACATGGAAGTAGTAGCAGCTATTGAAATGCCAAACACTCCATTAGCTGGTATTGATGCAGGTCAGAAAGCAGGTATTGATGATATTGGTGTTAAAATTACTGGGTCTCAAGATTTAAGAAAAACTTTAGAATCTTCAGAAGCTGATGTGCTAGTCGATTTTACTATTGCTCATGCTGCTGTTGAAACTATCAAAATAGCTACTTCTTGTGGAGTTGGTGTTGTAGTTGGAACAACTGGATTTAGTGATGAACAAATGGAAGAAAATATTAATAATATTGAAAATAATAATGTTCCGGCAGTTATTTCATCAAACATGTCAATTGGAGTTAATGTATTTTTCAATACATTAAAAAGCTTGTCTCAATTGTTATATGATTATGATATTGAAATTATTGAAGCTCACCACAATCAGAAAAAAGATGCTCCATCTGGAACTGCTATGACTGCGTTTGAAGTAATAGCTAATGAACTTAACCGTAATCCTGAAGAAGTTGGAATATTTGGAAGAAAAGGAATGGTTGGTAAAAGGACTAAAGAAGAAATTGGTCTTCATGCTATTCGTGGTGGAGATATTGTTGGCGATCATACCGTTATGTTTGTTGGTGAAGGAGAAAGAATTGAATTCAAACATCAAGCTCATACTAGGGAAGTATTTATTGCAGGTGCAATTAGGGCTATTAGATATATTCCAAATGCTAAATGTGGGGTTGTAAGTAGTATTAATGATGTTTTAGGTATAAAATAG
- a CDS encoding shikimate kinase produces the protein MKKTIRSPGSATIVNAIATGYGSAFGIDLDINCIAKTKNNSITCLNDVGADTFLMEICAKKVFSYYNIDENDFGIDLKTKSNLPMASGLSSSSASSNAIVSVVSKIISEEFNLKALNDMEIINLAIDASIEANVTITGSFDDATASYFGGVVVSNNKTREFIIREKMDEYSILVYMPNFYSKSVDSNPSRMKILAPLVDVAFDFAKKKDYFKALTLNGLLYCSTLNFDSKIAIDALESGALASGLSGTGSSFIAVCNKDKIDDIKEAWSEYNGRVIETKVDNVGCKVI, from the coding sequence ATGAAAAAAACAATTAGATCTCCAGGTTCAGCAACAATTGTAAATGCAATTGCTACTGGTTATGGTTCTGCTTTTGGAATTGATTTAGATATTAATTGTATTGCAAAGACTAAAAATAATTCAATAACTTGCTTAAATGATGTTGGTGCAGATACGTTTTTAATGGAAATATGTGCTAAAAAAGTATTTAGTTATTATAATATTGATGAAAATGATTTTGGTATTGATTTAAAAACAAAATCTAACTTACCAATGGCTTCAGGTTTGTCTAGTAGTAGTGCTTCTTCTAATGCTATTGTTAGTGTTGTTTCAAAAATAATCTCTGAAGAATTTAATTTAAAAGCTTTAAATGATATGGAAATTATTAATTTAGCTATTGATGCATCTATAGAAGCAAATGTTACAATAACTGGCTCATTTGATGATGCAACAGCATCTTACTTTGGTGGTGTTGTTGTATCAAATAATAAAACTAGGGAATTTATTATCCGTGAAAAAATGGATGAATATTCGATTTTAGTTTATATGCCTAATTTTTATTCAAAATCTGTTGATTCAAATCCTTCAAGAATGAAAATTTTAGCTCCTTTGGTTGATGTTGCTTTTGATTTTGCTAAAAAAAAAGATTACTTTAAAGCACTTACTTTAAATGGATTATTATATTGTTCAACCTTAAATTTTGATTCAAAAATAGCTATTGATGCTTTGGAATCTGGTGCGTTAGCTTCAGGTTTATCTGGAACAGGTTCTTCTTTTATTGCAGTATGTAACAAAGATAAGATTGATGATATTAAAGAGGCTTGGAGTGAATATAATGGTCGTGTAATTGAAACTAAAGTGGATAATGTAGGATGTAAAGTAATATAA
- a CDS encoding chorismate mutase, with protein MKINYEVKSFNNKNEAEKLLKNSRNRIDEIDNELFNLISQRTSLAKDIALAKEYIGIPIYDKSREDEIYKKVEKLSQENGLDVDIINQIVNMLTILSKNEQKEILGRNVNGQY; from the coding sequence TTGAAAATTAATTATGAGGTTAAATCTTTTAATAATAAAAATGAAGCTGAAAAACTTCTTAAAAATTCTAGAAATCGCATTGATGAGATTGATAATGAATTATTTAACTTGATTTCACAGAGAACATCTCTTGCAAAGGATATTGCTCTTGCTAAGGAATATATTGGAATACCAATTTATGATAAAAGCAGGGAAGATGAAATTTATAAAAAAGTTGAAAAACTATCTCAAGAGAATGGGCTTGATGTTGATATTATTAATCAAATAGTTAATATGCTAACTATTTTAAGTAAAAATGAGCAAAAAGAAATTTTAGGGAGGAATGTTAATGGGCAATATTAG